A stretch of DNA from Ricinus communis isolate WT05 ecotype wild-type chromosome 4, ASM1957865v1, whole genome shotgun sequence:
AGTTCTATCACACATGGAGCAAATGAGATTGCTTCGTCAGTGCGTGCCAGTATTAGGAGTCAGAGCAAGAAGTACAAGCATGGTAATGAATCCTCTGTTGACACAGGTAACAGTGGTAGCACTTGTGACATGTCCACAGAAAGCACAGCTGATGCCTGTCCTACAATAAATGGTTCTCACAGTGTGGAGGAAAATTGTAATGGTAGCTTGAATGTGGCTAGTCCTCGCAATGGGACCACTGTGGATAGGATGGACTCAAAACCTAGTTTTAAAAGAAGTGGGTCAGTTAATCAGAAGGATGAATCTCAGATATTAGGAATGAAGCAAAGATATGAAATAATTGATTTGCCTCCTGATGCAAGACCATTGTTAGTCTTCATCAACAAGAAGAGTGGAGCTCAGCGTGGGGATTCTCTCAGGCAGcgattgaattttcttttgaatccTGTTCAGGTTTGAGCTGCTAATAATTATTCTTACTGTTGTTGCTGTGCATTTAACTCATTTAGCTCGGGCTTGTTTGAAGGTAATGCAATAGTCAGGTctattgttaaaaaatttgttgATTAACAGACCAAACTTGTATATCTCTATGTGTGCACATAGATACAAGATATATCTGTATTTGTACAGAAGCATACACTTCTTTGAAACTGATGAACTAGATCAATGGAATTTGTTAGATGGCTTTGTTCACTCTTAGCTGGCTCCGCTGGTTAGATTCTAGTACATTTTAATTCAATGAACCAATCCTTTCAATTTGGATTCAAGACCACCATGTATATTGATTGGAGTAACTTTTGGTTTTATTTCCAAAGGCATTGTTCGCAGTTATTGTTCTTCATTGTTGCATAGTTTCCAATGAGATGCTTGCAAGGGTTGTTTAAATCAGTATTTCTCACAGGTATTTGAGTTGAGCTCAACACAGGGGCCAGAAGTTGGCCTTTACTTTTTTAGGAAGGTTCCTCACTTCAGAGTTCTTGTGTGTGGGGGAGATGGTACTGTTGGCTGGGTTTTGAATGCCATAGACAAGCAAAATTTTGTTTCTCCTCCACCTCTAGCTATTCTTCCTGCTGGAACTGGCAATGATCTTGCTAGAGTGCTATCCTGGGGAGGTGGTTTGGGCTCAGTTGAGAGACAAGGGGGGCTTTGCACATTGTTACAGCACATAGAGCATGCTGCAGTAACCATTCTTGATCGGTGGAAGGTAGCTATTGTCAACCATCAGGGAAAGCAACTTATGTCACCTAAATTTATGAACAACTATCTCGGTAGGCAATTGTTTATATTATGAGGTTATGCATGTGAGTGAATTACTTGATGGATACTGGATGCATGTAAGTTAATCATGTAGTCTCTTAATGGATGTGTTTCTGCTATCTGCTTAATCATATCATATCACAATACCTGACTCAACCTGGCTTCAATTTTCagatttttgtttaaattgcTGTATGGTATGGCTCTCTGCCTTAGGGTTGTCTTCATAGTAGTACTTTTAAGATCCaatttttctcaaaatatattttagcatgtatttttttttccagAAATGCCTTTGAATTATGATGAATCAATTTTCTCTATATTACTTCTGGTTGAccttattattatcaaaattttcagaaaCTTTAGGTTAGGGTGGGAGAGagttcattttcttctttgtttcttttacgATAAACATTCTGGTGTGGTATGATTACTGACTGTGACAAGCACTATTTACAGGAGTTGGGTGTGATGCAAAGGTTGCACTGGACATCCACAATCTTCGGGAGGAAAATCCAGAGAAGTTTTACAACCAGGTAACTGAACTTCTTTTGGCTTAGATGGCATGCAACTGCTCtgcaaaatatttaatgatgaaatcaaaatgtTCTGCAAAATTTTAACGAGAAATCAGAACAATGATGATGTTTGAGCTCCTCTTTGAGACAAAGCGTTGACAATCATATTGCgggaagaaaaatattagacaTCAATTTATACAATTGGTACTAAGATATGCAGTGGGAAGCAATGCATTACTTTACTTTGGATTATTCCATCGAACTATTGTTTAGTAAAATTGCTTGTTGTAGATAACTTAAACTTTCCATCAGGGTGGTGTAAGGGCATTCTGAGACGAGGATTAATGATATTGGCAGAGTGAATAGGCATTTGAAATTCTTATGTGTGTAGAGATTGGGATAGATGTTGTATCACAACACATTCGGGTTGTGGTTGTGCACGTGCTAATAATCTATGGTGGTACTAGTTTGGTATATATAGTATGAACTTATTGGCATtctaaaaaacaaaagaaaacagagCAAAAACAGAGGGGTGAGAGAAAAAGTATTATTGTATGTTTCATTTTGATAGAGAACATACGCACCTGAATGCTATTATGAAGATCCTAACTTAACTGGGTAAGTTTCAATGTTGGAATATATTGTTCTGTTTGTTGTTTGTCTTTCATTTATCATACTATTGCTTGGCAATCCTACTTTCAATTTAAGTTGGCTGATATTGGTACAATTTAAACGCAGTTTATGAACAAAGTTCTTTATGCAAGAGAAGGTGCTAGGAGTATAATGGACAGGACATTTGCAGATTTTCCATGGCAAGTTAGAGTTGAAGTGGATGGTGTGGAAATAGAAGTTCCTGAGGTTAGTATAATTGTTCCTCAATTATTTGGGTAGTGAAATTACTTTAAGTTTATTCTGATACTTATTTTACATTATTGTTGCAATTTACCtcctatatttttaattgacgTAATTAACTTTTAAGGTGTACTTTGTGATGCTTGTCATAAAACATGCATAAATAGTTTCTAACCACTTCTAGGAAAAGCATCTGAATGGTGCTTTTCTCAAAAGTATTTTGTAACACCATACACAAAGGGCACTATGCGTGCATGAGTTCCGGAATCAAGTTAAAACCCGACCTTGAGCTTTTTCCTGCAGCCTGAATAAACTTCAATTTACTCAAAAGACTTCGATAGTATTTTCCTGATCATGAGTTAATAATAacgaaattattatttctaggGAGCTTTGATCAGTTGGTCAAGTAtgctttttattcttttcatgtTTATGGGCTGCATATAGCTATATATCTACTTCTGGTAaggtattttattattatcggTTTTAAGTGATCTACCTAAAAAGTTTAATAACGAGTTCTCTGacctttttttaattcatttagtaGGAATTCTTGACCTTTTCTTATGGTTGCTTCAGGCCACTAATTATAGATGTAAATAACTCCCATTTGCATAAATAACAGTCATGTACCTACTTCGCCAAATAGTGGATTATGGTtccttaattattttgaatgcCTTATACCTAATCCATGGTAGTTACCTAGGATTTTGCTCATTCTGCAGTGGCACTTTTCAGATATTGTGATTTcctgaatttgaattttagaTGGACAACTTGCTTTTGTGTCTTTAAATATCACTCGGTCCACCTCTTCCCCCAGACCTTCAGAGAGTTTGTTGATCAGATTGATCAAATTCATTATGGAGAAATGAAGGTAGGCCTATGCTTTTGTGAGAGAGGAACAGAAACAAGCATGGTGTAACAGGAGGGTAGATGTGGATTCAGAGAGTTGTATGTGGCAAAGAAGAAGTGTATAATGGTCGGTGAGGCAAAACAGATAAGGATATggaggattttttttttttactatttcttcttcctttttgttctttcttgGATGTAAATCACTCGAGTGTGATATGAGAGATTGTTGGTGGATTAAGTATTGTGTAGGTGTGTTATGTTAAAACTTTAGCTTAATTTCTTGTTGAATTATAAGGACCTggttttcttcctttctgAAAATGGTAGGTGCAAGATCTGATCAGAGAACAAAGGTGTATTGTTGCACTGGTTTTTCTCTTTGGTATCTGCTGGATTAGTTGTTAGCAGAGGGCTGTTTAggtcctttttttctttcttgcatGTTAATTGCTCCGAGTGTGATGCAAGAGATTGTTGGTGGAGTGAGTGTGTCATGTGGGGTGTGTTTGCTAAAGTTTTATGTTGGGTTTAAGGACCTGGTTTTCTTCCCATCTGAATATGGAAGGTGGAAGTTATCAGATAACAAAGGTGTATTGTTGTACtggtttttttatttggttgcTGCTGGATTATTTGTTTTGACACTTAATTCCAGTTTCTTCTTAAAATGATATGTTTGAagctaaatttttatttctgttccctttttctttgatgggtggttataattttaactttgcCTTGGAATATTTTGTTGTCAGGACATTACCAAGTCGATCATCTTTATGCTGGTTGTAATTCTTTAAGGGTGTAAAGTTACTGATGccaaattttaaacttttgaaAACACAACCCTGAAGCACTAGGGAGAAAGATGgttctcatcttcttttttcctttgacCCGGGGACCACAATTCTATTTAGTATTTTCATCATGTCACCCACGTCCTTGTTCAGCagatttattaatgaaattggaatgtttgattttgagatgCAGGATGACATGTTGTGCATGCAAAACCTCTGTTCTGTCTTACCATTCGCTACCGAATTTACTTGCTTCTAGATATTACTGTTAATCTGTtagaaattattgattttgtttaCCTTTTCAGGACGCAGAGGGTGTACTTATTGCTAATATTGGAAGTTATATGGGTGGTGTAGACTTATGGCAAAATGAGGATGAGTCCTATGATAACTTCGATCCACAATCTATGCATGATAAGCTACTAGAGGTTGTGAGCATTTCTGGAACATGGCACCTTGGGAAGCTTCAGGTAAATTACTGTGGAAGTACTATATTTATGCATGTGTATGTTTTGCTAATTGAGCTGTAGTATTCAAAGTACTCAGAATTTCAAGAACAACTGAAATTTGCAGATTTTCTTGCAACTATCCtgtgataaatgaaatgccCAAAGCATAAATTTTTGCAAATGCCCTCTTTTTTTTGCTTTGTTGCGATCTATTTTTTCCAAGAGCCTGTGCCTTTTCATTTAGGCGAGAAGATGTTATTTACATCTCTCTGGCTCAGGTTTATTTTCAATCTAAATATGTTGACTTCATATGTCAGTTGTGTGATAAATGAAATTGAGGTGTTTTGTGTGGGACAGGTGGGTCTTTCTCGTGCTCGAAGACTTGCTCAAGGACAGTCAATAAAGATACAGCTTCTTGCTCCATTGCCAGTACAGATTGATGGGGAGCCTTGGTTTCAGCAGCCATGCACTTTGGCTGTATCCCATCATGGGCaggttctctctctctctctctctctctctctctctctcatttaATACAAATTGACTGTGCTAGGTGCTGTATTGTGTAAAAATATGCAAATCCTCCCCTATTCTCACATGCGGAGACATATGTGGTTATCTTCCATTCTGTGCTTATTTTTACCTTCTTTTTTGCTCAATCTGTCCTGGATGCTTCATCTCATTAGAAGGTCGCCTAATTCAACCTATTATTACTCAGTCTTTGCCCGTTTATATGAGGTTCTGGTCTTACTtatttatgagaaaacagtatGTTCCAGACATCtggttgattttatttttttctcttgttgTAGTGCCTAAGAACATTTGCTTTAGTTGTTCTCACTTGTCAGCCATTAAAAGTATTACTGGATGCGCTTTGGATTCAGCAGTTGTTCATCAATGTTTACATCCTGGGACAGTTTGGTTTCTTTCTGTTGCATTCCTAGGATGCCCATGGAACTGCTCTTAAGCTGTCTAATATTTTCAGTAATAAGCATCTGAATTATAACGACTGCATGTTTGAGTATCCATTTTCTTGGATGTCTAGATTCTCTAGttgaaagtgaaaatgaaaaatgccATTTACAAATTTGGCAGGACGGCAAGTGGCCGCTCCATAGTTTATTTGCCTatggtgcaaatcctacaTGGGGATATATAGTCTCTGTTATATAGAGTCCTCTAAGTACATTTGTCAAGACTCTTTCCGAATGCCTATTGCTCAtggctcttttcttttttttctttttttttcttttgtggtGTGGTCTCTGATGAAGAGGGTTATTGTGGTTAAACTTTTTAACTATGTTATGATGTGTCAGCTTCTTGATGCTTTTACAGTGCTTTCGCCTTGATGGTCTACGGTTCTCTCATTTCCTTATCCTCTCTCTCAACTAACAGAAGGGAAGCTGTGTGCACTCCACACAGACATTCATAATTTCTTCTGCTCATGAAAAATGGGATTTTTTAACCAGTTCCTCTTGCTTTGCAGGCTTTTCTGTTAAAGAGGGTATCTGAGGAACCTCTTGGTCATGCAGCTGCCATAATTACTGATGTGCTTGAAAATGCTGAAAGTAACCATGTAATTAATGCTTCACAGAAGCGAGCACTTCTTCAAGAAATGGCAATTAGGCTGGCTTAAATCCTCCCTGGTTGCCCATATGAACCGTGGCTTTGGTAATGGTCCATGAAAATGTTGAGCATTTTACATCATCGATTGCATCTCTTCATACAAATGTCTTGATGTTTTGGTGTTTAACATGGTGCTTTTAGCCGAGGTATGTTTGTAAATGAACTCAATTTAATAGTCTGCCCCatgttgaaaattaaaaaggggGGGAATTTTGGTTCTCTTTGGAAAGAAATATAGAAGCATGACAAGGAAAAAAGGGTGAAATTAGCATTCCTTGTTTTTGGACCTTTTGAGGTAGAAGTAGCTTTCAGGTACAATTATGGCCGGGTTATCTCTTACATGTTATCCAACACATCATATCTCATGTCACATGTGAGATGGAGAGTTTGAATGAACAGATAATGAAGTGATCTCTGGTTTGCATCGTTAGAGAACGAACTGCAGAAATTTCTGTGGGGTAAAAACAGTTATGAGGGAGATTCCTATATTTGCTTAAGAAATAGTAAGATCATCGATGTCATGTTACACAAGGTTTAAACATGATATGTTTACAAATAGCTTTGGCAAAGCTCGAGTGGGTCAGCAGGGATTTTTGTGGCCATTGTGCCGTCTTTTATTTGCTCCATAGCAGCccttctttaattttcttccaCAGCCTGCTTGCAAATCCTCCACTCATCACCCTTGAGCCTTTTCTGCTTGCTTTTTTATCAGAGTATCGTTGATTGATCCTTGAGCACATGATTCTCTTCTGTGTTTCTGAATTTTCTTTGTAAATGCTATCCAAGCGATGGCTGTAGAAGGGGGATTTCAAGTAGGACATGAAAGTAGGTGATGAGCTGTTCAAGCTTTGCATGGCTTTGTTGAGTTGCTCGGTCACAGCTCGGAACTCATACGAGTCGTACAGGGTGCTACCATTGTGTCGAGGGGTCAGCCTATAAGTGGGTTTCAGAGCATGGGCTGGTGCTATCTCTGGTGCCTCTGCCTCCCTTGAGATGGTCAA
This window harbors:
- the LOC8284459 gene encoding diacylglycerol kinase 1 gives rise to the protein MDDDIEIQMLLPGWNNPTESRIFIFSCFIAALVGILTIAYTAFQWRRNINLSWMKAIARSKKNPKARHKVPVAPHDWVLESVSRGKNLSCCVCFKSMCPSQTLGPMVASDSFIHHCSICGAAAHLSCSPIAHKDCKCVSMIGFDHVAHQWAVRWTEITDQPDETSFCSYCEEPCTGSFLSGSPIWCCLWCQRLVHVDCHGSMSSETGDICDLGSFRRLILSPLHVKELNSSGGFLSSITHGANEIASSVRASIRSQSKKYKHGNESSVDTGNSGSTCDMSTESTADACPTINGSHSVEENCNGSLNVASPRNGTTVDRMDSKPSFKRSGSVNQKDESQILGMKQRYEIIDLPPDARPLLVFINKKSGAQRGDSLRQRLNFLLNPVQVFELSSTQGPEVGLYFFRKVPHFRVLVCGGDGTVGWVLNAIDKQNFVSPPPLAILPAGTGNDLARVLSWGGGLGSVERQGGLCTLLQHIEHAAVTILDRWKVAIVNHQGKQLMSPKFMNNYLGVGCDAKVALDIHNLREENPEKFYNQFMNKVLYAREGARSIMDRTFADFPWQVRVEVDGVEIEVPEDAEGVLIANIGSYMGGVDLWQNEDESYDNFDPQSMHDKLLEVVSISGTWHLGKLQVGLSRARRLAQGQSIKIQLLAPLPVQIDGEPWFQQPCTLAVSHHGQAFLLKRVSEEPLGHAAAIITDVLENAESNHVINASQKRALLQEMAIRLA